Proteins found in one uncultured Desulfuromonas sp. genomic segment:
- a CDS encoding MG2 domain-containing protein: MKALFRLLRRCLAGLIGSLSWQAPPWLAVVNLQRREKPGRFYLRLLLALLVIGAVVGGGFYYAQLPQPLQVVARADGPGIMANDDLATPDPLVIDFVYDDQQRSSQPIPDGYPSVARIDLVNQPVEQGVRLTPALRGQWQWRGDATLAFTPEEPWPAGTEMTAEFDASIFSAETRLAEPRVTFTTPTLTVTPASMTFYQDPQQSSVRKVVATLRFSYPVDEQSLREHIRLGMRPSGASAQTALQPVAYELSFDKRQREAYLHSVPLALPDETNTMQLQVLAGVTPATGGAASTEDVAAKVVIPDRYSYLKVTQARSQIVRNDQQEPQQVITLEFTDDIDRAELLGKLQVFVLPNANNRYWSGPRQVTAAVLKESQPLTLEMIDNPRPASKLYNFVIDVDQDCQLYLRIGEGLTSVNDFVHSSFYDTLLRAPDYPQELSIMGEGAMLSRSGAHQLSLLARGLQAVKVEVGKLLPHQINHLVSQSRGDIKDGYFSNYNFDENNITALSEQVLPLQKVHPAKANYAAVDLSSYLPDRQDQFGLFFVTVTGWDPVNKRQLGHIRDRRVILVTDLGLLVKDQADDSHLLFVQSIRSGKPVAGAKVRLLGRNGVPLFERTTGADGNVSFPSTKGFEESQQPTAYVVESGGDLSFIPFARYQRQLNYSSFNVGGVRSNQHRRDNLNAFVFTDRGIYRPGDTAHLGFIVKDNQLGNVEGMPLEVAVRSPRGNEVWSQRLMLPAMGFFDEEFASQPTSETGTYQVALYLVRDGKYRDRMIGSGNFRIEEFQPDTLKIESRLLDVPSKGWSTASALTAEVHLRNLFGTAAQQRKVTGRLQVTPARFSFRDYQGFVFTDPYYDPEQAALSVNEPLDSLTTDNDGVARFELPLQRFARGTYQLTLTVEGFEPGGGRSVTAQNRTLISPCTTLLGYKSDGALNYIHKDKPRSLELIALNSELTPVAADHLQVRLITVETLSTLVKQPNGTFKYQSVKREKPGEATALTLQAGAQNYPLPTATPGDYILEIVDDAGLKLARVPFTVVGHGNLTGELERNAELKLALDRKDYRAGDTIEMSITAPYRGAGLITIESDQVHAFKWFKTDTTSTLQTITVPKDLEGNAYVNVAFVRDAASKEIFTSPLSYAVQPFTIDRSRRELQVDVTVPELARPGKALPVAVTVSKPSRLVVFAVDEGILQVAGYTTPQPLDHFLKKCALEVETLQILDLILPEFALVKEVSASGGGFAAERMKALAANLNPFTRQVEKAAVFWSGIVDAGPDATTVNFDLPDSFSGNLRVMAVAVSEQALGVAQQETVVRGPFVLTPSVLTQAAPGDTFEVSVGVANVLEGSGDALPVTLSVESVGPLQIKGSTTQTLTIDEGSEQVARFQVQAGEQPEAAQLIFTATAGDERSRRRSGISLRPAVPYRTTMHCRSGDDGRIDLPVTRALLTPLAEQKVAASVSPLVLVDGLSHYLDHFPHGCTEQVVSQMFPSIGLLAYPQLVGERDALQKRIDVLISRLRQRQRSDGAFTFWPGGREAAPFPSLYVMHFLLETRQFGFTVPRDMLARGEDYLRQIAYQSTSDLADSRLRAYAIYLLTRMGQVTTNALVDVQTTLDGKKVDWHQDITAAYVAAAYQLLRKQNEAEQLIDGYRLSESKTEDFVTFQSPLTRDAQYLYLLCRHFPQRARQVDGDRVLRLIDPVFRGRYNTLSASYTILALGAYSTLTNPQGEDGRIRLLAKETEEQPLDVALKPFATADVPLTAHEVLVRSHQRLFALLSQAGFDSTLPTEVVREGLEVQRRMVDDDGNAVTTLQQGQEVTVELTIRALGRARDNIAVIDLLPGGFEVLRDSVPRTAVGWRADYVDVREDRLVFYGRFDTRVRTLPYRAKATAAGNFVVPALYAESMYDRSVHASALPGRVEVVATP, translated from the coding sequence GTGAAGGCATTGTTCAGGTTGTTGCGACGTTGTTTGGCGGGACTTATCGGATCGTTAAGCTGGCAGGCACCGCCATGGTTGGCCGTGGTCAATCTTCAGCGTCGCGAAAAGCCGGGTCGTTTTTATCTCCGTCTGCTGTTGGCGTTGCTGGTGATTGGCGCTGTGGTCGGCGGCGGCTTCTATTATGCCCAACTGCCGCAACCGTTGCAGGTGGTGGCGCGGGCGGATGGCCCCGGCATTATGGCCAACGATGATCTGGCCACACCTGATCCGCTGGTGATTGATTTTGTTTATGATGATCAGCAGCGCTCTTCCCAGCCGATTCCCGATGGATATCCCTCTGTCGCGCGCATTGATCTGGTCAATCAGCCGGTGGAACAGGGTGTTCGTTTGACACCCGCCCTGCGCGGCCAGTGGCAATGGCGTGGTGATGCCACGTTGGCGTTTACCCCGGAGGAACCGTGGCCCGCCGGAACGGAGATGACCGCCGAGTTCGATGCGAGTATTTTCAGTGCCGAAACCCGTTTGGCTGAACCTCGCGTCACCTTTACCACACCGACATTGACCGTTACCCCGGCATCCATGACTTTTTATCAGGACCCGCAGCAGTCCTCGGTGCGCAAAGTGGTGGCCACTCTGCGCTTTTCCTATCCGGTGGATGAGCAGAGTTTACGTGAACATATCCGCCTCGGTATGCGCCCGTCCGGTGCCTCGGCGCAAACCGCGTTGCAACCGGTGGCGTATGAACTCAGCTTTGACAAGCGTCAGCGTGAGGCCTACCTTCATTCCGTCCCTCTGGCGTTGCCGGATGAGACCAACACCATGCAGCTGCAGGTTCTGGCCGGTGTCACGCCTGCGACGGGCGGGGCAGCCAGCACCGAGGATGTGGCGGCCAAGGTGGTCATCCCGGATCGCTACAGTTATCTGAAAGTGACTCAGGCGCGCAGCCAGATCGTCCGCAACGACCAGCAGGAGCCGCAACAGGTGATCACCCTGGAGTTCACCGATGACATTGATCGCGCTGAACTGCTCGGCAAACTGCAGGTGTTCGTCCTGCCGAACGCCAACAACCGCTATTGGAGTGGCCCGCGTCAGGTGACCGCTGCCGTGCTCAAGGAATCGCAGCCGCTTACTCTGGAGATGATCGACAATCCGCGCCCGGCCTCTAAACTCTACAATTTTGTCATTGATGTGGATCAAGACTGCCAGCTCTATCTGCGTATCGGTGAAGGGCTGACCTCGGTCAACGATTTCGTTCACAGCTCGTTTTACGACACCCTGTTACGGGCACCGGATTATCCGCAGGAGCTCAGTATTATGGGCGAGGGGGCGATGTTGTCACGCTCGGGTGCTCATCAGCTCAGTCTGCTGGCGCGCGGCCTGCAAGCGGTCAAGGTGGAGGTGGGCAAACTGTTGCCTCACCAGATCAACCATCTGGTCAGCCAGAGTCGTGGCGACATCAAGGACGGCTATTTCAGTAACTATAATTTTGATGAAAACAACATCACCGCGTTGAGCGAGCAGGTGTTGCCGTTGCAAAAGGTCCATCCGGCCAAGGCCAATTATGCCGCCGTGGATCTCAGCAGCTATCTACCGGATCGACAGGATCAGTTCGGCCTGTTTTTCGTCACCGTCACCGGTTGGGACCCGGTTAATAAACGGCAACTCGGCCATATCCGTGACCGGCGGGTGATTCTGGTCACCGATCTCGGTCTGCTGGTCAAGGATCAGGCCGATGACAGCCATCTGCTGTTTGTTCAGTCGATCCGTAGCGGCAAGCCGGTGGCCGGAGCCAAGGTGCGCCTGCTCGGCCGTAACGGTGTGCCGCTGTTTGAGCGCACCACCGGCGCCGATGGCAACGTCAGCTTCCCCAGCACCAAAGGCTTTGAAGAATCGCAGCAGCCCACCGCCTATGTGGTGGAGTCGGGTGGTGATTTGTCGTTTATTCCGTTTGCCCGTTATCAGCGCCAGCTCAATTACTCGTCGTTCAATGTCGGCGGGGTGCGTTCCAACCAGCACCGCCGCGACAATCTCAATGCCTTTGTGTTTACTGACCGTGGTATTTACCGTCCCGGCGACACGGCGCATCTCGGGTTTATCGTCAAGGATAACCAGCTCGGCAATGTCGAGGGGATGCCCCTGGAAGTGGCAGTGCGTTCGCCGCGTGGCAACGAGGTGTGGTCGCAACGGCTGATGCTGCCGGCGATGGGTTTTTTCGATGAAGAGTTTGCCTCGCAGCCGACCTCGGAAACCGGCACCTATCAGGTGGCCCTGTATCTGGTGCGCGACGGCAAATACCGCGACCGCATGATCGGTTCCGGCAATTTCCGCATTGAGGAGTTCCAGCCCGACACCCTGAAAATCGAAAGTCGCCTGCTCGATGTGCCGAGCAAAGGCTGGAGTACGGCGTCGGCGCTGACCGCCGAAGTGCATCTGCGCAATCTGTTCGGCACCGCCGCGCAGCAGCGTAAGGTGACCGGGCGCTTGCAGGTGACACCGGCGCGGTTCAGTTTCCGCGACTATCAAGGGTTTGTGTTTACCGATCCCTATTATGACCCGGAGCAGGCAGCGTTGTCCGTGAATGAACCTCTGGACAGCCTCACCACCGATAACGACGGCGTGGCCCGCTTTGAATTACCGCTGCAGCGCTTTGCCCGCGGCACCTATCAACTGACCCTGACCGTGGAAGGCTTTGAGCCGGGTGGCGGGCGCAGTGTCACGGCGCAGAATCGCACCCTGATTTCACCCTGTACCACACTGCTCGGTTACAAGAGTGACGGTGCGCTCAATTATATCCACAAAGATAAGCCGCGCAGCCTGGAATTGATCGCGCTGAATAGCGAACTGACCCCGGTGGCCGCAGATCATCTTCAGGTGCGACTGATCACCGTGGAAACCCTGTCGACGCTGGTGAAGCAGCCCAACGGCACGTTTAAATACCAGAGTGTGAAACGGGAAAAACCCGGAGAGGCCACAGCGCTGACGTTACAGGCCGGAGCACAAAACTATCCACTGCCGACCGCGACGCCGGGAGACTACATTCTCGAAATTGTCGATGATGCCGGGTTAAAACTGGCCCGCGTGCCGTTCACCGTGGTTGGTCATGGCAATCTTACCGGTGAGTTGGAGCGCAACGCCGAGTTGAAACTGGCGCTGGATCGCAAAGATTACCGGGCCGGTGACACCATTGAGATGAGCATCACCGCACCCTATCGCGGTGCCGGGCTGATCACCATCGAAAGTGACCAGGTTCATGCCTTCAAGTGGTTTAAAACCGACACCACCAGTACTCTACAGACGATCACGGTCCCGAAAGATCTGGAGGGCAACGCCTATGTCAACGTCGCCTTTGTGCGTGATGCGGCGTCCAAAGAGATCTTTACCAGCCCGTTAAGCTACGCGGTGCAGCCGTTTACCATTGACCGCAGTCGCCGTGAATTGCAGGTCGATGTGACGGTGCCGGAGCTGGCTCGTCCGGGCAAAGCCCTGCCGGTGGCGGTCACCGTGTCCAAGCCGTCGCGGCTGGTGGTGTTTGCCGTCGATGAAGGCATTCTTCAGGTGGCGGGCTACACCACGCCGCAGCCGTTGGATCATTTCCTCAAAAAATGCGCCCTTGAGGTGGAGACCCTGCAGATTCTCGATTTGATTCTGCCGGAATTCGCTCTGGTCAAAGAGGTGTCGGCCAGTGGCGGCGGTTTTGCCGCCGAACGGATGAAGGCGCTGGCCGCCAATCTCAATCCGTTTACCCGTCAGGTGGAAAAGGCGGCGGTATTCTGGTCGGGCATTGTCGATGCCGGGCCGGACGCTACCACGGTCAACTTTGACCTGCCGGACAGCTTCTCCGGCAACCTGCGGGTGATGGCGGTGGCCGTCAGCGAACAGGCGCTGGGCGTGGCCCAACAGGAGACCGTAGTGCGCGGGCCGTTTGTGCTGACACCGAGTGTGTTGACTCAGGCCGCTCCCGGCGACACCTTTGAGGTGAGTGTTGGTGTGGCCAATGTGCTGGAAGGTTCGGGGGACGCCTTGCCGGTGACGTTGAGCGTTGAAAGCGTTGGTCCGTTGCAGATCAAAGGATCGACCACACAGACGCTGACCATCGATGAAGGCAGCGAACAAGTGGCGCGCTTCCAGGTGCAGGCCGGGGAGCAGCCCGAAGCGGCGCAACTGATCTTTACCGCCACGGCGGGAGATGAACGGAGTCGTCGCCGCAGCGGCATCAGCCTGCGTCCGGCGGTGCCGTACCGTACCACCATGCACTGCCGGAGTGGCGATGATGGCCGCATTGATCTGCCGGTGACACGCGCCTTGCTGACGCCGCTGGCTGAGCAGAAGGTGGCGGCCAGTGTCAGTCCGCTGGTGCTGGTGGATGGCCTGAGCCATTATCTTGATCATTTCCCCCATGGCTGCACCGAACAGGTGGTCAGTCAGATGTTCCCGTCCATCGGCCTGCTGGCCTATCCGCAGTTGGTCGGCGAGCGTGACGCGTTGCAAAAACGGATCGATGTGCTGATCTCGCGGTTGCGTCAACGCCAGCGCAGTGATGGGGCGTTTACCTTCTGGCCCGGTGGTCGTGAAGCGGCACCGTTCCCGTCGTTGTACGTGATGCACTTTCTTCTTGAGACACGTCAATTTGGCTTTACCGTACCGCGCGACATGCTGGCGCGTGGGGAGGATTATCTGCGCCAGATCGCCTACCAATCCACGAGCGATCTGGCCGACTCGCGGTTGCGCGCCTACGCCATCTATCTGCTGACCCGCATGGGCCAGGTGACCACCAATGCGCTGGTGGATGTGCAGACGACGCTGGACGGGAAAAAAGTCGACTGGCATCAGGACATCACCGCCGCTTATGTGGCGGCGGCCTATCAATTGCTGCGCAAACAGAATGAGGCGGAACAGCTCATCGATGGCTATCGACTCAGCGAGAGTAAGACAGAAGATTTCGTCACCTTCCAGTCGCCGCTGACCCGTGATGCCCAGTATCTCTATCTGCTGTGTCGGCATTTCCCGCAGCGGGCGCGTCAGGTCGATGGCGACCGTGTGCTGCGTCTGATCGATCCGGTGTTCCGTGGCCGCTACAATACTTTGTCCGCCTCGTACACCATTCTCGCCCTTGGCGCCTATTCCACCCTGACCAACCCGCAGGGGGAGGATGGGCGAATTCGTCTGCTGGCCAAAGAGACGGAGGAGCAGCCGTTGGACGTGGCCTTGAAGCCGTTTGCTACCGCCGACGTGCCGCTGACCGCTCATGAGGTGCTGGTGCGCTCCCACCAGCGGCTGTTTGCCCTGCTGTCCCAGGCCGGTTTTGACAGCACCTTGCCGACGGAGGTGGTGCGCGAAGGCCTTGAGGTGCAGCGGCGCATGGTGGATGACGACGGCAACGCCGTCACCACACTGCAGCAGGGCCAGGAGGTCACGGTCGAGCTGACCATCCGCGCTCTGGGCCGTGCCCGTGACAACATTGCCGTGATCGATCTGCTCCCCGGCGGCTTTGAGGTGCTGCGCGATTCCGTGCCGCGCACCGCCGTGGGCTGGCGCGCCGATTATGTGGATGTGCGCGAGGATCGGCTGGTGTTTTACGGTCGCTTCGACACCCGGGTGCGAACCCTGCCTTATCGCGCCAAGGCGACGGCGGCGGGGAATTTTGTTGTTCCCGCCCTGTATGCCGAATCGATGTATGACCGCAGCGTGCATGCCTCGGCGCTGCCGGGTCGTGTTGAGGTGGTTGCCACGCCATGA
- a CDS encoding FeoA family protein, producing MESSLRTLNVNEKARITHLSASGEMARRLRDMGLVPGTVLQVTGHAPLKDPVALRLRDLTLTLRNNEADCIMIERLENNG from the coding sequence ATGGAATCATCACTGCGCACCCTCAACGTCAATGAAAAAGCCCGTATCACCCACCTATCCGCCTCAGGAGAAATGGCCCGCCGTCTACGCGACATGGGGCTGGTTCCCGGCACCGTGCTGCAAGTCACCGGCCACGCCCCGCTGAAAGATCCTGTCGCGCTTCGCTTGCGCGATCTTACTCTCACCTTGCGCAACAACGAAGCCGACTGCATCATGATCGAACGATTGGAGAACAACGGATGA
- the feoB gene encoding ferrous iron transport protein B encodes MTHSATIALAGNPNSGKTTLFNAITGARQHVGNYPGITVDRKEGSLKLNDTRVNIVDLPGCYSLSAYSQEELVARKVLLDERPDIVVDIVDATKLERHLYLAIQFFELGIPVMLALNMMDEAGKKGLHIDTKKLSQQLKCPVVETVARSGEGKQELLEQALRYAAERGGGWKPLEISYGVDLDIALNAMVEKIEENRFMTTRYPARWVALKYLENDEEIVTAGRSIGSVAFELEQIVHEVDAHCRATLNTTPEALIADYRYGLIHSILSQGIIERPQQDRRELTDKLDTILTNRVLGPLIMFGVLYAMFQITFVVGEIPMGWLEGFFGWLGATATAVIPEGMLQSLIVSGVIDGVGGVMGFVPLIAIMFLMIAFLEDSGYMARVAYMLDRVLRMFGLHGCSAMPFIISGGIMGGCAVPGVMATRTLRSPKEKLATLITAPFMPCGAKLPVFLLLIAAFFSENEAQIMFSITLGAWAMALLVSKLLRSTIIKGEPTPFVMELPPYRLPTLRGVLIHTWERVWQYIRKAGTVILAVSILLWAAMTFPQLPDSQVNAFNQQRIAVATHVMDMEQRANQFNEIDNLEAQATLHYSFAGQIGSFFEPVSQWAGFDWRTNIALVGGFAAKEVIVSTFGTAYSLGEVDPEDAAPLSHQIATDPTWNKYTAISLIIFVLLYAPCFVTVVTMAKESSWGWALFSTVFNTALGFGMAVAVYQVGTRFLT; translated from the coding sequence ATGACTCACTCTGCCACCATTGCCCTGGCCGGCAACCCCAACTCCGGCAAAACCACCCTGTTCAACGCCATCACCGGCGCGCGTCAGCATGTCGGTAACTATCCCGGCATCACCGTTGACCGCAAGGAAGGCTCCCTCAAGCTCAACGACACCCGTGTCAACATCGTCGACCTGCCGGGCTGCTATTCGCTGTCGGCCTATTCTCAAGAAGAGCTGGTCGCCCGCAAGGTGCTGTTGGATGAGCGGCCGGATATCGTCGTCGATATCGTCGATGCGACCAAGCTGGAGCGCCACCTGTATCTGGCCATCCAGTTTTTCGAACTGGGCATCCCGGTAATGCTCGCCCTCAACATGATGGACGAAGCCGGCAAAAAAGGGCTGCACATCGACACCAAAAAGCTCTCCCAACAGCTCAAATGCCCGGTGGTGGAAACCGTGGCCCGCTCCGGCGAAGGCAAGCAGGAGCTACTGGAACAAGCTCTGCGCTATGCGGCCGAACGCGGCGGAGGCTGGAAGCCGCTGGAGATCTCCTACGGTGTCGATCTGGATATCGCTCTCAATGCCATGGTGGAAAAAATTGAAGAGAACCGTTTCATGACCACTCGCTATCCGGCCCGCTGGGTGGCATTGAAATATCTGGAAAACGATGAAGAAATTGTCACCGCCGGACGCAGTATCGGCAGCGTGGCCTTCGAACTGGAACAGATCGTCCACGAAGTGGATGCCCACTGTCGCGCCACCCTCAACACCACCCCGGAAGCCTTGATCGCCGACTACCGTTACGGTCTGATCCATTCCATCCTGAGCCAGGGCATCATCGAACGTCCCCAACAGGACCGTCGTGAACTCACCGACAAGCTCGATACGATCCTTACCAACCGGGTGCTCGGCCCGTTGATCATGTTTGGCGTACTTTACGCCATGTTCCAGATCACCTTCGTGGTCGGCGAGATTCCCATGGGCTGGCTGGAAGGCTTTTTCGGCTGGCTCGGTGCTACTGCGACCGCCGTGATTCCAGAGGGCATGCTGCAATCACTGATCGTTTCCGGCGTCATCGACGGCGTCGGCGGCGTCATGGGCTTTGTACCGTTGATCGCCATCATGTTCCTGATGATCGCCTTTCTCGAAGATTCCGGCTACATGGCGCGCGTCGCCTACATGCTCGACCGCGTGTTGCGCATGTTCGGTCTGCATGGCTGCTCGGCCATGCCGTTTATCATCTCCGGCGGCATTATGGGCGGCTGCGCCGTTCCCGGAGTTATGGCCACCCGCACCCTGCGCAGCCCCAAGGAGAAACTGGCCACCCTGATCACCGCCCCGTTCATGCCGTGCGGTGCCAAGCTGCCGGTGTTCCTGCTGCTCATCGCCGCCTTTTTCAGTGAAAACGAAGCGCAGATCATGTTCTCCATCACTCTGGGCGCCTGGGCCATGGCCCTGCTGGTCTCTAAATTACTGCGCTCAACCATCATCAAGGGCGAACCGACGCCGTTCGTCATGGAACTACCGCCCTACCGTCTGCCGACCCTGCGCGGCGTACTGATTCACACCTGGGAACGGGTGTGGCAATACATCCGCAAGGCCGGGACCGTTATTCTGGCCGTGTCCATTTTGCTGTGGGCGGCCATGACCTTTCCGCAATTGCCGGATAGCCAGGTCAACGCCTTTAATCAGCAACGCATTGCCGTCGCCACCCATGTGATGGATATGGAACAACGCGCCAACCAGTTCAATGAAATTGACAATCTGGAAGCCCAGGCCACCCTGCACTATTCCTTCGCCGGGCAGATCGGCAGCTTCTTTGAACCGGTCAGCCAGTGGGCCGGTTTTGATTGGCGCACCAACATCGCTCTGGTTGGTGGTTTTGCCGCCAAAGAGGTGATTGTCTCGACGTTTGGAACGGCCTACTCGCTCGGAGAGGTCGATCCTGAGGATGCCGCGCCCTTGTCGCATCAGATCGCCACCGATCCGACCTGGAACAAGTACACGGCCATCTCGCTGATCATCTTCGTCCTGCTCTATGCCCCCTGCTTTGTCACCGTGGTGACCATGGCCAAGGAATCATCGTGGGGATGGGCGCTGTTTTCTACGGTGTTCAATACTGCGCTGGGCTTCGGTATGGCGGTAGCGGTTTATCAGGTCGGCACCCGGTTCTTGACTTAA
- the pbpC gene encoding penicillin-binding protein 1C, with protein MSRRRWLWAVTGLLLVTALGYALVPKPALSRYQSESRAYFDCGGRLLRLTLADDDRYRLHVDLDEVAASLRQATLLYEDRDYYQHPGVDPLALLRAAWTTYVTRERRVGASTITMQVARLRWRLDTRNLWGKLVQIARAVQLTRHYSKDDIFQAYLNLASYGGNIEGVEAASLIYFDKHANALTLPEALSLSVIPQNPVKRSPTTTQGLSHLLEARSHLFQRWCQFHPDAVSQQVFFDLPPQFRSPQQLPFAAPHFITWLDQQLPTLRHGAVNTTLNRDVQNTVEHLTAAYLERRAPAGLDNAAVLVVNSATMAVEAMLGSADFWDDGIDGQVNGTTAKRSPGSTLKPFVYGLAMDQGLIHPLTMLKDSPHRFAGFSPENYDQKFLGPVFARDALILSRNVPATVLQARLTEPGLHGWLQQAGVEGLRAADYYGLALSLGGAEVTMVELVRLYALLANGGEFKPLRSLMEQPQHRGKNLLSPEASFLVLDILRDNPPSQRPELLGQVGGGVEVAWKTGTSFAFRDAWAVGVSGPYVIAVWLGHFDGHGNPALIGRQAAGPLLFDLFEALGHGQGWTATERLKPGLLNLRKVAVCREDGALPNPLTPHTVPTWFIPGVSPIQVSQLHRQVAVDRNTGLRACRAEAGRTEMNVYEFWPSDLLRIFRLAGVALAVPPPFEPGCSLQEVAQSGAAPRITAPLAGVTYQLRSDRLDEETIALTAITDGDVQTLYWFADDGYLGSCAADEPFLWQARPGAVVLRVVDDHGRAAQKTIQVALVRDAR; from the coding sequence ATGAGCCGGAGGCGCTGGTTATGGGCCGTGACCGGATTGTTGCTGGTCACGGCCTTGGGTTATGCGCTGGTGCCAAAACCGGCATTGAGCCGCTACCAGAGCGAGTCGCGTGCCTATTTTGATTGTGGGGGGCGGCTGCTGCGCCTGACCCTGGCCGATGATGATCGCTATCGGCTGCATGTCGATCTGGACGAGGTGGCGGCATCCCTGCGTCAAGCGACCTTGCTCTACGAAGATCGCGATTACTACCAGCATCCCGGCGTCGATCCGTTGGCGCTGTTGCGCGCGGCCTGGACCACCTACGTGACTCGTGAGCGGCGGGTGGGGGCGTCGACCATCACCATGCAGGTGGCGCGGCTGCGCTGGCGTCTCGATACCCGCAATTTGTGGGGCAAGCTGGTGCAGATTGCCCGCGCCGTGCAGTTGACCCGTCACTATTCCAAGGACGACATCTTTCAGGCCTATCTCAATCTGGCCAGCTACGGCGGCAACATTGAAGGGGTGGAGGCGGCCAGTCTGATCTATTTCGACAAGCACGCCAACGCCCTGACCCTGCCCGAGGCGCTGAGCCTCAGTGTCATCCCGCAAAACCCGGTCAAACGTTCGCCGACTACCACCCAAGGCCTGTCTCATCTACTGGAGGCACGCAGCCATCTGTTCCAACGCTGGTGTCAGTTCCATCCCGACGCCGTCAGTCAGCAGGTGTTCTTCGATTTGCCGCCGCAATTTCGCTCTCCCCAGCAGTTGCCGTTCGCCGCACCACATTTTATTACTTGGCTCGATCAGCAGCTCCCCACCCTGCGCCATGGCGCAGTCAACACCACTCTCAACCGTGATGTGCAGAACACCGTCGAACATCTGACCGCCGCCTATCTCGAACGGCGCGCGCCTGCCGGACTTGATAACGCCGCTGTGCTGGTGGTCAACAGTGCCACCATGGCCGTGGAGGCGATGCTCGGCTCCGCGGATTTCTGGGATGACGGCATTGACGGGCAGGTCAACGGCACCACTGCCAAGCGCTCCCCCGGCTCAACCCTCAAACCGTTTGTCTACGGGCTGGCCATGGACCAAGGGCTGATCCATCCGCTGACCATGCTCAAGGATTCACCGCACCGTTTTGCCGGGTTCAGCCCGGAAAACTACGACCAGAAATTTCTCGGCCCGGTGTTTGCTCGTGACGCCCTGATCCTCAGCCGCAACGTGCCGGCCACGGTGCTGCAAGCCCGATTGACTGAGCCGGGGCTGCACGGTTGGCTGCAGCAGGCTGGAGTCGAGGGGTTGCGCGCTGCTGATTATTACGGGCTGGCGTTGTCGCTGGGCGGCGCGGAAGTGACCATGGTGGAACTGGTGCGCCTGTACGCGTTGTTGGCCAATGGTGGTGAATTCAAGCCGCTGCGCAGCCTGATGGAACAACCGCAACACAGGGGCAAGAATTTACTCAGCCCGGAAGCGTCGTTTCTGGTGCTGGATATCTTGCGCGATAATCCGCCGTCGCAGCGCCCGGAACTGCTGGGGCAGGTGGGCGGCGGTGTCGAGGTGGCGTGGAAGACCGGCACCTCGTTCGCCTTTCGCGATGCCTGGGCGGTGGGCGTGTCCGGCCCGTACGTGATTGCCGTGTGGCTGGGGCATTTCGATGGCCACGGCAATCCGGCGCTGATCGGGCGTCAGGCCGCCGGGCCGTTGCTGTTTGATCTGTTCGAAGCGCTGGGCCACGGCCAGGGCTGGACGGCGACGGAGCGTCTCAAGCCCGGCCTGCTCAATCTGCGCAAGGTTGCGGTGTGTCGCGAAGACGGAGCGTTGCCCAATCCGTTGACGCCGCATACGGTGCCGACCTGGTTTATCCCCGGCGTATCGCCGATTCAAGTATCGCAGTTGCACCGTCAGGTGGCGGTTGATCGCAACACCGGCCTGCGTGCCTGCCGCGCTGAAGCGGGGCGCACTGAAATGAACGTCTACGAATTCTGGCCCTCCGACCTGTTACGCATTTTCCGCCTTGCCGGGGTGGCCTTGGCCGTGCCGCCGCCATTTGAACCCGGCTGCAGTTTGCAGGAGGTGGCCCAGTCCGGTGCCGCGCCACGCATCACCGCGCCGCTGGCCGGAGTTACCTACCAGTTGCGCAGTGATCGCCTCGATGAGGAAACCATCGCCCTGACGGCCATTACCGATGGCGATGTGCAAACGCTGTACTGGTTTGCCGATGACGGCTATCTTGGCAGTTGCGCCGCTGATGAGCCGTTCCTGTGGCAGGCGCGTCCAGGGGCGGTGGTGTTGCGCGTGGTCGATGATCACGGCCGCGCCGCGCAGAAGACGATTCAGGTAGCTCTGGTGCGTGATGCGCGATAA
- a CDS encoding YqaE/Pmp3 family membrane protein yields the protein MMDLVRILCAILLPPLGVFLQVGIGWPFWINILLTLFGYIPGIVHAVWVIAKK from the coding sequence ATGATGGATCTTGTTCGAATTCTTTGCGCGATTCTGCTGCCGCCGTTAGGCGTGTTCCTTCAGGTTGGCATCGGCTGGCCGTTCTGGATCAACATTCTGTTGACCCTGTTTGGCTATATTCCCGGTATCGTGCATGCGGTGTGGGTGATTGCCAAGAAGTAG